Proteins encoded together in one Telopea speciosissima isolate NSW1024214 ecotype Mountain lineage chromosome 6, Tspe_v1, whole genome shotgun sequence window:
- the LOC122665722 gene encoding DNA replication licensing factor MCM2-like: MADSENPSTPGSPTSAGFSTDRLPPNTSRTSETYSDDDEAAVDPEVIRDEPEDGDAEEDEGEDLFENYMEDYRPMEELDQYESVGLDSMEDERDLDQIMEDRRAAEIELDAIDGRKSNRKLPQLLHDQDTDEDGNYRPSKRSRADFKPPRVPRSYDDADGMQSSPGRLKRGHSRDDVPITDQTDDEPYEDEDDDDGEFEMYRVQGTLREWVTRDEVRRFIAKKFKEFLLTYVNPKNEQGDFEYVRLINEMVLADGCSLEIDYKQFIYIHPNIAIWLADAPQSVLEVMEEVAKNVVFDLHPNYKNIHQKIYVRITNLPVYDQIHNIRQIHLNTMIRIGGVVTRRTGVFPQLQRVKYDCNKCGAVLGPFFQNSYSEVKVGSCPECQSKGPFTVNIEQTIYRNYQKLILQESPGIVPAGRLPRYKEVILLNDLIDCARPGEEIEVTGIYTNNFDLSLNTKNGFPVFATVVEANYVTKKQDLFSAYKLTQEDKEEIEKLAKDPRIGERVIKSIAPSIYGHVDIKTAIALAMFGGQEKNVEGKHRLRGDINVLLLGDPGTAKSQFLKYVEKTGQRAVYTTGKGASAVGLTAAVHKDPVTREWTLEGGALVLADRGICLIDEFDKMNDQDRVSIHEAMEQQSISISKAGIVTSLQARCSVIAAANPVGGRYDSSKTFSQNVELTDPIVSRFDILCIVKDVVDPDTDEMLAKFVVDSHFKSQPKGANMDDKSVSNSIEDPPASVRPVDLEILSQNMLKKYITYAKLHAFPRLHDADLDKLKHVYAELRRESSHGQGVPIAVRHIESMIRMSEAHARMHLRQHVTQEDVDMAIQVLLDSFISTQRFGVQKALQKSFRKYMTFRSTMTSSGGDVRHFSAFGDRF, encoded by the exons ATG GCGGATTCTGAAAACCCATCGACACCCGGTTCCCCCACGTCCGCCGGGTTCAGTACAGACCGGCTCCCTCCCAACACCAGCCGCACCTCTGAAACCTACTCAGATGATGATGAGGCCGCTGTTGATCCAGAGGTCATCAGGGACGAGCCCGAAGACGGCGACGCAGAAGAAGACGAAGGAGAGGATCTCTTCGAAAATTACATGGA GGACTATCGGCCGATGGAAGAGCTGGATCAGTACGAATCAGTGGGACTTGATTCAATGGAGGATGAGAGGGATTTGGATCAGATCATGGAGGATAGGAGGGCGGCTGAGATCGAGCTCGACGCTATAGATGGACGTAAGAGCAACCGGAAGCTCCCTCAGCTTCTGCACGACCAAG ATACAGACGAGGATGGTAACTACAGGCCTTCAAAAAGGTCTAGGGCTGATTTTAAGCCTCCAAGAGTACCAAGAAGCTATGATGATGCTGATGGAATGCAGAGTTCCCCAGGAAGATTGAAGAGGGGACATTCTAGAGATGATGTTCCAATCACCGATCAGACAGATGATGAGCCCTACGAG gatgaagatgatgatgatggagagtttgagatgtaccgtgTCCAAGGTACTCTAAGAGAGTGGGTTACCAGAGATGAAGTGCGCCGGTTCATCGCCAAGAAATTTAAGGAGTTCTTGCTAACATATGTTAACCCAAAGAATGAGCAAGGGGATTTTGAATATGTACGGCTGATAAATGAGATGGTCTTAG CTGATGGGTGTAGCTTGGAGATTGATTACAAGCaattcatctacattcatcccAACATTGCTATCTGGCTGGCTGATGCTCCCCAGTCTGTCTTGGAGGTCATGGAAGAAGTTGCCAAAAATGTTGTGTTTGATCTACACCCTAATTACAAGAATATTCATCAAAAGATCTATGTCCGGATAACCAACTTACCGGTATATGATCAGATACACAACATAAG GCAGATCCATTTGAATACCATGATTCGTATTGGAGGAGTAGTAACCCGACGAACTGGGGTTTTCCCCCAGTTGCAGCGGGTTAAGTATGATTGCAACAAATGTGGTGCAGTTCTTGGGCCATTCTTCCAGAACTCGTATTCAGAAGTCAAGGTGGGATCTTGTCCTGAATGCCAATCCAAAGGTCCATTCACCGTTAACATTGAGCAG ACAATCTACAGGAACTATCAAAAGCTCATCCTTCAGGAAAGCCCTGGAATTGTCCCTGCTGGTCGACTTCCAAGATACAAGGAAGTGATTCTCTTGAATGATTTAATTGACTGTGCACGCCCTGGGGAAGAAATT GAGGTCACAGGCATATACACGAACAACTTTGACTTATCTTTAAATACAAAAAATGGTTTTCCTGTTTTTGCCACTGTGGTTGAAGCGAACTATGTCACCAAAAAGCAAGATCTCTTTTCAGCTTACAAACTCACccaagaagacaaagaagagatCGAAAAGTTGGCCAAGGACCCTAGGATTGGAGAAAGG GTTATCAAGTCCATCGCACCATCTATATATGGCCACGTGGACATTAAAACAGCAATTGCTCTAGCAATGTTTGGAGGTCAGGAGAAGAATGTTGAAGGGAAACATCGGTTGCGAGGAGACATAAATGTACTCCTCCTAGGAGACCCAGGAACAGCCAAGTCACAGTTCCTGAA GTACGTAGAAAAGACGGGGCAGAGGGCTGTGTATACAACTGGCAAAGGAGCTTCTGCTGTTGGACTAACAGCTGCTGTGCACAAGGACCCTGTCACACGAGAGTGGACCCTTGAAGGAGGAGCCCTTGTCTTAGCTGATAGAGGGATCTGTCTTATTGATGAGTTTGACAAGATGAATGATCAGGACAG AGTGAGTATCCATGAAGCAATGGAACAGCAAAGCATTAGCATATCAAAGGCTGGGATTGTCACGTCTCTACAGGCTCGTTGCTCTGTCATTGCTGCTGCAAATCCGGTTGGAGGAAG GTATGACTCTTCAAAGACCTTTTCCCAAAATGTTGAGCTGACCGATCCAATTGTCTCACGTTTTGATATCCTTTGTATTGTTAAG GATGTGGTTGATCCAGACACTGATGAAATGCTTGCCAAATTCGTTGTTGATAGCCACTTCAAGTCACAGCCCAAGGGAGCTAACATGGATGACAAGTCTGTTAGCAATTCAATAGAAGATCCTCCAGCCTCTGTGAGGCCTGTTGATCTGGAG ATACTCTCTCAAAATATGCTGAAGAAGTACATAACTTACGCCAAGTTGCATGCGTTTCCAAGATTGCATGATGCTGATTTGGATAAGCTAAAACATGTTTATGCTGAACTGCGTAGAGAGTCTTCG CATGGACAAGGTGTCCCCATAGCAGTGAGGCACATAGAATCAATGATACGGATGTCTGAAGCGCATGCAAGAATGCACCTTAGACAGCATGTGACGCAGGAAGATGTAGATATGGCAATACAAGTGCTACTTGATTCCTTCATTTCAACACAGAGGTTTGGCGTCCAGAAAGCTCTCCAAAAG AGCTTTAGAAAGTACATGACATTCAGGAGTACAATGACTTCCTCCGGCGGGGACGTTCGCCATTTTTCGGCGTTTGGAGATCGTTTCTAG